A genome region from Brassica oleracea var. oleracea cultivar TO1000 chromosome C2, BOL, whole genome shotgun sequence includes the following:
- the LOC106322774 gene encoding F-box/kelch-repeat protein At3g18720-like produces MRTRRRDYTAAATQPSTSLPEALTVKPIVPMSGTKRIKSCNAKCKGSKKSKKKKCITTTGLWDRHIPTEILEGILSRLGLKDNIHASAVCKTWCESAVSVRKLPCRPWLLHPIDDWTIPGSPYLLLDPLKPHHDQSQKYNLDFPHMRFTPGGMSCSRDGWVLAKSPHLMYAFFFSPFTKKLFVLPLGSIYHSMSRLAFSAAPTSTSCVVISYSRIPKTADFRIETWRPGAARWTTHRFENSVLRRWDKCVFSNGVFYFLSTCGCLGVFDPCEATWNLLPVKPLLFPEVDSPVFLMEHEGDIFVMCSRLDSNHMVFKLNMKQNVWEEKRDLGGLTVFASCPGSFIRACLSAEEMNRIYPSFTDFYLIYGRTSCRPPRTNLSCRVSWVEPPQNNVDLL; encoded by the exons ATGAGGACACGCCGTCGTGACTACACGGCGGCAGCAACTCAGCCGTCGACCTCGTTACCCGAAGCCCTCACAGTGAAGCCCATAGTTCCAATGTCGGGCACAAAAAGAATCAAATC ATGCAATGCAAAATGTAAAGGATCAAAGAAGAGTAAGAAGAAGAAGTGTATAACAACAACAGGACTGTGGGATCGACATATTCCCACAGAGATCCTGGAGGGGATACTGTCCCGCCTCGGATTAAAAGACAACATACACGCTTCCGCTGTCTGCAAGACATGGTGTGAATCAGCTGTTTCTGTCCGTAAGTTACCGTGTCGCCCATGGCTTCTTCATCCAATAGATGACTGGACCATTCCTGGCTCACCTTACCTCCTTCTTGATCCGTTAAAGCCTCATCATGATCAGTCTCAAAAATACAACCTCGATTTCCCACACATGAGGTTTACGCCTGGTGGAATGTCTTGTTCTAGGGATGGTTGGGTGCTTGCGAAATCACCTCATCTCATGTATGCATTCTTTTTTAGCCCCTTTACCAAGAAGCTCTTCGTATTACCACTGGGGTCAATCTATCATTCAATGTCTCGCCTAGCTTTCTCAGCAGCTCCTACTTCCACTAGCTGTGTGGTCATCTCCTATTCTCGAATACCTAAAACTGCAGATTTTCGGATCGAAACTTGGCGGCCTGGTGCAGCCAGATGGACCACCCATCGCTTTGAGAACTCTGTTCTTCGCAGGTGGGACAAATGTGTCTTCTCCAATGGTGTCTTCTACTTTCTCAGTACTTGTGGCTGCCTTGGTGTTTTTGACCCGTGTGAAGCAACCTGGAATCTTCTTCCCGTGAAACCCCTTCTTTTCCCAGAGGTGGATTCTCCAGTGTTCCTCATGGAGCATGAAGGAGACATCTTTGTTATGTGTTCGCGCCTCGACAGCAACCATATGGTGTTTAAACTAAACATGAAACAAAATGTATGGGAAGAGAAGAGAGATCTTGGAGGCTTGACAGTTTTTGCAAGTTGCCCTGGCTCTTTTATAAGAGCTTGTCTCTCCGCAGAGGAGATGAACAGAATCTATCCTTCTTTTACTGATTTTTATTTGATTTATGGCAGAACCTCTTGTCGCCCTCCAAGAACCAATTTGTCTTGCCGCGTCTCTTGGGTAGAACCACCTCAAAACAACGTTGATTTGCTCTGA